In one window of Cryptococcus neoformans var. neoformans B-3501A chromosome 11, whole genome shotgun sequence DNA:
- a CDS encoding hypothetical protein (Match to EST gb|CF189036.1|CF189036) has protein sequence MTTLIEIPDCSVFHLPTPASDLLPLSSGTLTLVLLPANPPTQKTETLTLTVGASSFPLSPKLPVQKLRSKDEHPWYSFSPAPPAPDGSKPVGQVRITTEHSTSPEQWEATEASLRSFEAHLRTHNVWDERTLFVDDEWETGGEAKAGWGESFAQTIIGAGHSLASRIHGYTDRHIASTDPEQPAPPSETTANAARSAKETTDTLSTKAEAASTVIGNTVHAGGSAAASYLPDSVRPGDQPVEEEEKSDFRKMAEEGWEQVGFAAKGVVEAASTVGGAISGNSHKAVEHNFGKEAEGVAQDIGQSGANVGSSAASAFKGTSIAVQGTNVGSGIATGGKPTEPEA, from the exons ATGACCACCCTCATAGAAATCCCAGACTGCTCcgtcttccacctccccACCCCCGCCTCAGACCTTCTCCCGCTCTCCAGCGGCACCCTCaccctcgtcctcctccccgCCAATCCCCCCACCCAGAAGACAGAGACACTCACACTCACCGTCGGAGCGTCCTCATTCCCTCTGTCCCCCAAACTCCCCGTGCAAAAACTGAGATCCAAGGACGAGCACCCCTGGTATTCATTCAGCCCAGCACCGCCTGCGCCTGACGGCAGCAAGCCTGTAGGCCAGGTGAGGATTACTACAGAGCACAG TACAAGCCCTGAACAGTGGGAAGCGACAGAAGCTTCACTCCGATCATTCGAGGCGCATCTTCGAACCCACAATGTCTGGGATGAGAGAACGCTCTTTGTAGATGATGAGTGGGAAACTGGAGGAGAGGCCAAGGCAGGTTGGGGCGAGTCTTTCGCTCAGACTATAATCGGCGCAGGACACTCTTTGGCCAGTAGGATCCATGGATACACTGATCG ACATATCGCGAGTACCGACCCCGAGCAACCCGCCCCACCTTCGGAAACCACCGCCAACGCCGCCCGCTCCGCCAAAGAAACCACCGACACACTCTCCACCAAAGCCGAAGCTGCTTCCACCGTAATTGGCAACACCGTCCACGCTGGTGGTTCCGCTGCCGCTTCGTACCTCCCCGATAGTGTCAGACCTGGTGATCAACCCgtcgaggaagaggagaaatcGGATTTTAGGAAaatggcagaagaaggatgggagcAAGTTGGCTTCGCGGCGAAAGgtgtggtggaggcggcgAGCACGGTGGGTGGAGCTATCAGTGGGAACTCTCATAAAGCGGTAGAGCACAACTTTGGCAAAGAGGCAGAAGGTGTCGCTCAAG ATATCGGTCAATCGGGCGCCAATGTTGGGTCATCCGCCGCCTCTGCCTTCAAGGGGACTAGTATCGCTGTTCAAGGTACCAATGTGGGTAGCGGAATCGCAACTGGTGGGAAACCCACGGAGCCCGAGGCATGA
- a CDS encoding hypothetical protein (Match to ESTs gb|CF190751.1|CF190751, gb|CF186740.1|CF186740; HMMPfam hit to Methionine_synt, Methionine synthase, vitamin-B12 independent, score: 675.3, E(): 3.7e-200) — translation MVKSAVLGYPRIGVNRAMKKAIEAYWAGKISAEELQTTAKNVRKQRWESIKNAGVDTVPSGEFTLYDHLLDHSFNFGVIPERYVSQKLDPLDTYFAMGRGRQDRSKGIDVVACEMGKFFDSNYHIVKVDHSPETEFKLNNNQALSEYKEAKEHGITTRPVLFGPITYLSLVRKANSAPAEFQPLDLLDKLIPVYKELLSQLKEAGVEEVQLDEPILVMDKAESQAELFKKTYEALAPVAPKITITSAYGRVGKSIEFLKDLPVFALHLDLDREPKQLDEVVAAIKPTKLHLELGVVSGRNIWKNDLKASKALAEKAIAELGADRVSVSTSSSLLHTPISVKVENKLTAEQLSWLSFAEEKCEEVAALAQALNGTEGATFEQNTKDIAARREFERTSDSAVRDRVAAITEEQLKRKSPFPARREAQKKHLNLPKFPTTTIGSFPQTKEIRVARAKFSKGEITQEEYEKAMENEIKAVVDFQEKCGLDLLVHGEPERNDMVQYFGEQLNGFIFTQLGWVQSYGSRYVRPPIVVSDVSRPTPMTVKWSSYAQSLTEKPMKGMLTGPVTILNWSFPRADVSKEIQSKQLALALRDEVVDLAKAGIKAIQVDEPAIREGLPLRKADWDNYLTWAVDSFRLSTSGVEDDIQVHSHFCYSDFGDIFPSIQRLDADVISIEASKADLKLLDVFKSYGYSNEIGPGVYDIHSPRVPGEQEIKDRIAAMVKVLPADLMVVNPDCGLKTRGWKETEESLANLVAAAKWARETYA, via the exons ATGGTCAAGTCCGCTGTCCTTGGTTACCCCCGTATCGGTGTCAACCGTGCCATGAAGAAG GCCATTGAGGCTTACTGGGCTGGCAAGATCTCCGCTGAGGAGCTCCAGACCACCGCCAAGAACGTCAGGAAGCAGCGATGGGAGTCTATCAAGAACGCTGGTGTTGACACCGTCCCTTC CGGTGAATTCACCCTTTACGACCACCTCCTCGACCACTCCTTCAACTTCGGTGTCATTCCCGAGCGATACGTTTCTCAGAAGCTTGACCCCCTCGACACCTACTTCG CTATGGGCCGAGGACGACAGGACAGGTCTAAGGGTATTGACGTCGTTGCCTGCGAAATGGGCAAGTT CTTCGACTCCAACTACCACATCGTCAAGGTCGACCACTCTCCCGAGACCGAgttcaagctcaacaacaaccagGCTCTTTCTGAGTACAAGGAGGCCAAGGAGCACGGCATCACCACCCGACCTGTTCTTTTCGGTCCTATCACTTACCTCTCCCTCGTCCGAAAGGCCAACTCTGCCCCCGCTGAGTTCCAGCCCCTCGACCTCCTTGACAAGCTTATCCCTGTCTACAAGGAGCTCCTCTCTCAGCTCAAGGAGGCTGGTGTTGAGGAGGTTCAGCTCGACGAGCCCATCCTCGTGATGGACAAGGCCGAGTCCCAGGCCGAACTCTTCAAGAAGACCTACGAGGCTCTTGCTCCCGTCGCCCCTAAGATCACCATCACCTCTGCCTACGGCCGAGTCGGCAAGTCCATTGAGTTCCTCAAGGACCTCCCCGTTTTCGCTCTCCACCTCGACCTCGACCGTGAGCCCAAGCAGCTCGACGAGGTTGTTGCCGCCATCAAGCCCACCAAGCTCCACCTCGAGCTCGGTGTCGTTTCTGGCCGAAACATCTGGAAGAACGACCTCAAGGCTTCCAAGGCCCTCGCCGAGAAGGCCATTGCTGAGCTCGGTGCCGACCGTGTCTCTGtttccacctcttcttctcttctccacacCCCCATCTCCGTCAAGGTTGAGAACAAGCTTACTGCTGAGCAGTTGAGCTGGCTCTCTTTCGCCGAGGAGAAGTGTGAGGAGGTTGCCGCCCTTGCCCAGGCTCTTAACGGTACCGAGGGTGCCACCTTCGAGCAGAACACCAAGGACATTGCTGCCCGACGAGAGTTCGAGCGAACCTCTGACTCTGCTGTCCGTGACCGAGTTGCTGCTATCACCGAGGAGCAGCTCAAGCGAAAGTCTCCTTTCCCTGCCCGTCGTGAGGCCCAGAAGAAGCACCTCAACCTCCCCAAGttccccaccaccaccattgGTTCTTTCCCCCAGACCAAGGAGATCCGAGTTGCCCGTGCCAAGTTCAGCAAGGGTGAGATCACCCAGGAGGAGTACGAGAAGGCTATGGAGAACGAGATTAAGGCTGTTGTTGACTTCCAGGAGAAGTGCGGTCTTGacctcctcgtccacgGCGAGCCTGAGCGAAACGACATGGTTCAATACTTTGGCGAGCAGCTCAACGgtttcatcttcactcaGCTCGGTTGGGTTCAGTCTTACGGTTCCCGATACGTCCGACCCCCTATCGTTGTCTCTGACGTCTCCCGACCTACCCCCATGACCGTCAAGTGGTCTTCTTACGCTCAGAGCCTCACTGAGAAGCCCATGAAGGGTATGCTTACTGGTCCCGTTACC ATCCTTAACTGGTCTTTCCCCCGAGCCGATGTCTCCAAGGAGATCCAGTCTAAGCAGCTCGCTCTTGCCCTCCGAGACGAGGTCGTTGACCTCGCCAAGGCCGGTATCAAGGCCATCCAGGTCGACGAGCCCGCTATCCGAGAGGGTCTTCCCCTCCGAAAGGCCGACTGGGACAACTACCTCACCTGGGCCGTTGACTCTTTCCGACTCTCCACCTCTGGTGTTGAGGACGACATCCAGGTCCACTCCCACTTCTGTTACTCTGACTTTGGAGACATCTTCCCCTCTATCCAGCGACTTGACGCCGACG TCATCTCCATCGAGGCTTCCAAGGCTGacctcaagctccttgaCGTCTTCAAGTCTTACGGCTACTCCAACGAGATCGGCCCTGGTGTCTACGACATCCACTCTCCTCGTGTTCCCGGAGAGCAGGAGATCAAGGACCGAATTGCCGCCATGGTCAAGGTCCTCCCTGCTGACCTCATGGTCGTCAACCCCGACTGTGGTCTCAAGACCCGAGGCTGGAAGGAGACTGAGGAGTCCCTCGCTAACCTCGTCGCCGCTGCCAAGTGGGCCCGTGAGACCTACGCTTAA
- a CDS encoding hypothetical protein (Match to ESTs gb|CF193265.1|CF193265, gb|CF193266.1|CF193266, gb|CF186470.1|CF186470) — protein MTANAKSIHNNADEKGYFNRQVSSFRDAIQPGGQFPPEKGRYHLYVALGCPWAHRSLIVRRLKGLEDFIDISIVHPHLHEGGWHFVTPEAAANPAPVSQHSDDSFPGATQDHLFGFSHLSKIYYKANPDYNARFTVPVVWDKIAGTIVNNESSEVIRFFNTGFNELLPEGKAKNLDLYPEELRGEIDELNEWVYHDINNGVYKSGFATTQEAYEKAVIPLGKALERINERLSDGREFLVGGRLTEADVRLYTTIVRYDPVYYSHFKCNTGLIRHDYPHINRWLKNLYWNYPAFKDTTNFDHIKDLYWYSQVNLNPTRIVPIGPKHNVEPL, from the exons ATGACCGCAAACGCAAAGAGCATCCACAACAATGCGGACGAGAAAGGCTACTTCAATCGCCAGGTCAGCTCCTTCCGTGACGCAATTCAGCCCGGCGGGCAGTTTCCTCCAGAGAAGG GGCGGTACCATCTTTATGTCGCTTTGGGTTGCCCCTGGGCCCATAGATCTCTCATTGTTCGCCGGCTGAAGGGCCTCGAGGACTTTATTG ACATCTCCATCGTTCACCCCCACTTACACGAAGGCGGATGGCACTTTGTTACCCCTGAAGCTGCTGCTAACCCTGCTCCCGTCTCCCAGCACTCGGATGACTCTTTCCCCGGTGCGACGCAAGATCACCTCTTTGGTTTCTCCCACCTTTCGAAAATCTACTACAAGGCCAATCCCGACTACAATGCCCGTTTCACAGTCCCTGTCGTCTGGGACAAAATTGCGGGCACTATTGTGAACAACGAGTCTAGCGAAGTCATCAGGTTCTTCAACACCGGTTTCAATGAATTGCTTCCCGAAGGAAAGGCCAAGAATCTGGACCTTTACCCGGAAGAGCTGAGGGGGGAGATTGACGAACTGAATGAATGGGTGTACCACGATATCAACAATGGCGTGTACAAGAGTGGTTTTGCGACTACCCAAGAGGCTTATGAAAAGGCTGTAATTCCTTTGGGCAAGGCATTGGAGAGGATCAACGAGCGATTGAGTGACGGCAGGGAATTCCTTGTTGGTGGAAGGTTAACAGAAGCCGACGTGAG GCTGTATACCACCATCGTCAGATATGATCCCGTTTACTACAGTCACTTCAAGTGCAACACTGGATTGA TCCGACATGACTATCCTCATATCAATCGATGGCTCAAGAACCTTTATTGGAATTACCCGGCCTTCAAGGATACCACCAATTTCGACC ACATCAAGGACCTTTATTGGTACTCTCAAGTCAACCTTAACCCTACCCGAATTGTTCCTATTGGGCCCAAGCACAATGTTGAACCTCTTTAG